One stretch of Flavobacterium sp. 9 DNA includes these proteins:
- a CDS encoding DUF58 domain-containing protein, with protein sequence MKIESEIEKVSSFQHLEMLANQVVEGFISGMHKSPFHGFSAEFAEHKVYNAGESTKHIDWKLFAKTDRLYTKRYEEETNLRCHLIVDNSSSMHYPELKSGQPFYEKKIGFAVLASAVLMNILKKQRDAVGLSVFSDSYEYYAPEKGSDRHHRMLLNKLEQLLEQPKVKKTTDTITYLHQIAEKMHRRSMIIIFTDMFQSEDDEKLFNALQHLKHNKHKVVLFHVVDDKTELKFDFDNAPRKFIDLESGEEVSIFADNVKVEYEKRAEEYFKKLSLTCAKNQIKYVPVNVGDNFEKILTTYLVEKQNFG encoded by the coding sequence ATGAAAATTGAATCGGAAATAGAGAAAGTCTCCAGTTTTCAGCATCTCGAAATGCTGGCAAACCAGGTTGTAGAAGGTTTTATATCAGGAATGCATAAGAGTCCGTTTCATGGATTTTCGGCTGAATTTGCTGAGCATAAAGTTTATAATGCAGGTGAAAGCACAAAACATATCGATTGGAAATTATTTGCAAAAACAGATCGTTTATACACCAAACGTTATGAGGAAGAAACCAATTTGCGTTGTCATCTTATAGTTGATAATTCGTCGTCGATGCATTATCCGGAATTAAAATCTGGTCAGCCTTTTTATGAAAAGAAGATTGGTTTTGCAGTTTTGGCATCGGCGGTTTTGATGAATATCTTAAAGAAACAGCGTGATGCGGTGGGTTTAAGTGTTTTCTCAGACAGTTACGAATATTATGCTCCCGAAAAAGGAAGTGATCGCCATCATAGAATGTTGCTCAATAAATTAGAGCAATTATTAGAGCAGCCAAAAGTCAAAAAAACAACGGATACAATTACATATCTGCATCAAATTGCGGAGAAAATGCATCGTCGTTCGATGATTATCATATTTACGGATATGTTTCAGTCAGAAGATGATGAGAAGTTGTTCAATGCTTTGCAGCATTTAAAGCACAATAAGCATAAAGTGGTTTTGTTTCACGTTGTAGATGATAAAACAGAGCTTAAATTTGACTTTGATAACGCGCCTCGAAAGTTTATTGACTTAGAATCTGGTGAAGAAGTATCGATTTTTGCCGATAATGTTAAAGTAGAATATGAAAAAAGGGCAGAAGAGTACTTTAAAAAACTGTCTTTGACTTGTGCGAAGAACCAAATTAAGTACGTTCCGGTGAATGTTGGCGATAATTTTGAAAAAATATTGACTACATATTTAGTTGAAAAACAAAACTTTGGCTAA
- a CDS encoding AraC family transcriptional regulator: protein MEHSGQKLDKYYIKKVDADKKSIYCHHDLMGELFVPTHKHEKAQLLYAEGDVVFVTTETKTYFLPARHFIWIPSGVAHSIEPKSESVTMRNLYFPVEKDEDVFYKSEGIYPVNNLLLQMMLFTNRWNGDLKKGSPNFAIAKAIKAILPQICLTNLPLELPQPKDPRLSKILRHIENNLGETILFADVAHQFGYSERSLYRLFQKDLNMSFIQYYTIRRILKAIELLLDRKLSVKEVALEVGYSSVPTFSNTFFKFLGQRPSDYLNGEDILRTK from the coding sequence ATGGAACATTCCGGTCAAAAACTAGATAAGTATTACATCAAGAAAGTAGATGCTGATAAAAAAAGCATTTATTGTCACCACGATTTGATGGGAGAATTGTTTGTGCCCACACATAAACATGAGAAAGCGCAATTGTTATATGCTGAAGGCGATGTGGTTTTTGTAACAACAGAAACGAAAACCTACTTTTTGCCGGCAAGACATTTTATCTGGATTCCGAGTGGCGTTGCGCATAGTATTGAACCCAAGTCTGAAAGTGTTACAATGCGGAATTTATATTTTCCGGTTGAAAAAGACGAAGATGTTTTTTATAAAAGCGAAGGTATTTATCCGGTCAATAATTTATTGTTACAAATGATGCTTTTTACGAATAGATGGAATGGTGATCTTAAAAAAGGAAGCCCAAATTTTGCCATTGCCAAAGCGATTAAGGCAATATTACCTCAAATTTGCCTGACTAATCTACCTTTGGAATTACCGCAGCCAAAAGACCCTCGTTTGAGTAAAATCCTGCGACATATTGAGAATAATCTGGGTGAAACAATTCTGTTTGCAGATGTGGCACATCAGTTTGGATATAGCGAACGCTCTTTGTATCGCTTGTTTCAGAAAGACCTTAATATGTCCTTCATTCAATATTATACTATTCGAAGAATTCTAAAAGCGATAGAGCTTCTGCTTGACAGAAAACTTTCGGTCAAAGAAGTCGCTCTGGAAGTAGGATATAGTAGTGTGCCGACGTTTAGTAATACTTTCTTTAAATTCCTCGGACAAAGGCCTTCTGATTACTTAAATGGGGAAGATATCTTGAGAACAAAATAA
- a CDS encoding TolC family protein: protein MLIFLIVLTFNGLQAQEIHSVSLSEAVKLAKENNKKILRSQLETTLSEQNIKERKELRLPDIELNGEYSRITNITEFKGSGFLNGKEVTKAIPEIYQVNSTFKMPIYAGNKINNAIKIANQENEIAKIKTEKTQNDIELEVVANYLAIYKMMELQKIFEENIKEEKSRLKEVQSLQKHGTVTKNEVIRAELQLSDRELSALTNSKNIKIALHDLKTLIQIPESEEVAIDTTANIDEMKGLDPYDFYLGKAFQNEEMRMASQELNIKKTELKLVKANYLPTVNFFGNYGFYYPNYKFFPPNPYLYTLGQVGIEAHFDLSALYKNKTKVDQANTKIEWQKMQTEITKDEIQDKLFKEHTQYQEILEKFVVVDKALDLANENYRIVKLKYLNQLVLITEMVDADNALLQAKYNKISTRLDAILKHYELLHTAGIMPDQI, encoded by the coding sequence GTGTTGATATTTCTAATTGTGTTGACATTTAATGGTTTACAAGCTCAGGAAATTCATTCGGTTTCGTTAAGCGAAGCGGTTAAACTGGCTAAAGAAAACAATAAAAAGATCCTAAGATCTCAATTGGAAACTACGCTTTCAGAGCAAAACATCAAAGAAAGAAAAGAACTCCGTTTGCCGGATATCGAATTAAACGGCGAATATTCCAGAATTACCAATATTACGGAATTCAAAGGAAGTGGTTTCCTAAATGGCAAAGAAGTAACGAAAGCAATTCCTGAAATCTATCAGGTGAATTCGACTTTTAAAATGCCAATTTATGCGGGTAATAAGATTAACAACGCCATTAAAATCGCCAATCAGGAAAATGAGATTGCCAAAATAAAAACCGAAAAGACTCAAAATGACATCGAGCTTGAAGTTGTGGCAAATTATCTGGCGATTTATAAAATGATGGAACTTCAAAAGATATTTGAAGAAAATATTAAAGAAGAAAAAAGCCGATTAAAAGAAGTTCAGTCTTTGCAAAAACACGGAACGGTAACCAAAAATGAAGTCATTAGAGCGGAATTACAGCTTTCGGATCGTGAGTTAAGTGCACTTACAAACTCCAAAAACATAAAAATTGCACTTCACGATCTGAAAACTTTAATTCAGATTCCGGAAAGCGAAGAAGTGGCAATTGATACGACAGCCAATATCGATGAAATGAAAGGTTTAGATCCGTATGATTTTTACTTGGGAAAAGCTTTTCAGAACGAAGAAATGCGAATGGCAAGTCAGGAATTAAACATCAAAAAAACAGAATTGAAGCTGGTTAAAGCAAATTATTTGCCAACAGTAAACTTCTTCGGGAATTATGGTTTTTACTATCCAAACTACAAATTCTTTCCGCCAAATCCATATTTGTACACTTTAGGGCAAGTTGGTATTGAAGCGCATTTTGATCTTTCGGCATTGTATAAAAACAAAACTAAAGTAGATCAGGCGAACACAAAAATCGAATGGCAAAAAATGCAAACGGAAATTACAAAAGATGAAATTCAGGATAAGCTGTTTAAAGAACATACGCAATATCAGGAAATCCTTGAGAAGTTTGTGGTTGTTGATAAAGCTTTGGATTTGGCAAATGAAAATTACCGAATCGTAAAACTAAAATACCTAAATCAATTGGTTTTAATAACCGAAATGGTCGATGCTGATAATGCTTTATTGCAAGCAAAATACAATAAGATTTCAACCCGATTGGACGCAATTCTAAAACATTACGAATTGTTGCATACTGCGGGGATAATGCCGGATCAGATTTAG
- a CDS encoding HlyD family secretion protein, protein MVKIKNETRRNRTFHILITIIACVLVASGIILGIWFYVFNRNHEETNDAQVEQYVTPIMSRITGYVQEVRFDENQFVHKGDTLVVIDNREYKSKLNVALADVQNAKQSSVVAEKNVATTASSTAIGESQLAAAKTNLWKTKLEYDRYKALVKDEAATSQQLEKVKADYESAQAHLQEMRDRIQSSNLSTSQAQANVPTTQTNIASKQAVADNAALFLSYTIITAPYDGWVGKRTLQPGQMVKEGQSLLSIVSKEKWITANFKETQLQYLTVGQQVKIQADALNDKEFTGIITSLSPASGARFSLLPPDNATGNFVKIEQRIPVRIQLKDTDKHADFLRAGMNITVIAEHQ, encoded by the coding sequence ATGGTCAAGATAAAAAATGAAACTAGAAGAAACAGAACGTTTCATATATTAATAACAATTATTGCTTGTGTTTTGGTGGCAAGCGGAATCATTTTGGGGATTTGGTTTTATGTGTTTAATAGAAACCACGAAGAAACCAATGACGCTCAGGTCGAGCAATATGTGACGCCAATAATGTCGAGAATTACGGGTTATGTACAAGAAGTTCGTTTTGATGAAAATCAGTTTGTGCACAAAGGTGATACATTGGTTGTAATTGATAATAGAGAATACAAATCGAAGTTGAATGTGGCTCTAGCCGATGTTCAAAACGCGAAACAAAGTAGTGTTGTGGCAGAGAAAAATGTGGCGACAACGGCAAGTTCAACTGCAATTGGAGAATCGCAATTGGCTGCAGCCAAAACTAATCTTTGGAAAACAAAATTAGAATACGATAGATATAAAGCTTTGGTTAAAGATGAAGCTGCAACTTCGCAACAATTAGAAAAAGTTAAGGCAGATTACGAATCGGCGCAAGCGCATTTACAAGAAATGCGAGACAGAATTCAATCTTCAAATTTGAGTACTTCTCAAGCGCAGGCAAATGTTCCTACAACGCAAACTAATATCGCTTCAAAACAAGCTGTGGCAGATAATGCGGCATTGTTTCTTTCGTACACGATAATCACGGCGCCTTATGACGGTTGGGTTGGAAAAAGAACTTTGCAACCGGGACAAATGGTAAAAGAAGGACAATCTTTGCTTTCAATAGTAAGCAAAGAAAAATGGATTACGGCCAATTTTAAAGAAACGCAATTGCAGTATTTAACGGTTGGTCAGCAAGTAAAAATTCAGGCAGATGCGCTGAACGATAAAGAATTTACAGGAATCATAACTTCATTATCTCCTGCAAGTGGCGCGAGATTTTCGTTATTACCACCGGATAATGCAACAGGAAACTTTGTGAAAATCGAGCAAAGAATTCCGGTTAGAATTCAATTGAAAGACACTGATAAGCACGCTGATTTTTTAAGAGCCGGAATGAACATAACTGTTATTGCCGAACACCAATAA
- a CDS encoding MFS transporter, whose translation MEDKSIFKSWVPKWAIIIILFVCLLHSMILLGVYTSNVTYAASFLDIEPEDLQFAMCVTYGTLLATILIESRFSSFFPAKNYLMAVYSLIGITIISSAYITNFYLFLLLRVAEGILMALPVITIRQLLIEQFHSKNAIIIGFSFYYGSLLLSTPFIMNIAVWFLDHYDWKYMLYVSGGLQVLNVFLILVTFRGHRITKKIPLYQIDWISYILVLTAILCGAYFFVYAEKKYWFESSHMVIMLMIALITGGLFIFKERLVKRPTFDFEVFKYANLRIGFLLFFLFYISRATLSLCHSAMFSIWNWDPSRVAGVQYINGLGNVIGLILAAFFLMKSVSTKVIFIIGFSLIALFHFWFTFLFVPDVALSDIIIPYVLQGIGVGFLFVPLILFTTSSVPAKMAVSSGIVGVSGRFWGSTIGFCVMQNAMVFLNKKHFLKLSQFVTGDNPEAQQTIASTAQSFMAKGYSADNANTLALKKLFGTITKQSTLLADMEIYTIVGYGLVVLIILIACNQHLRQTMTLVKSKIWIG comes from the coding sequence ATGGAAGATAAAAGTATTTTTAAATCCTGGGTTCCCAAATGGGCAATCATTATTATTTTGTTTGTCTGTTTGCTGCATTCCATGATTTTATTGGGAGTTTATACTTCAAACGTAACTTATGCAGCGAGTTTTCTGGACATTGAGCCCGAAGATTTGCAGTTTGCAATGTGCGTAACTTACGGAACTTTGCTGGCAACGATCTTGATCGAAAGTAGATTTTCGAGTTTTTTTCCGGCAAAAAACTACCTGATGGCGGTTTATTCCTTAATCGGGATTACGATTATTTCATCGGCGTATATTACCAATTTCTATCTTTTTTTATTGCTAAGAGTTGCCGAGGGAATCTTGATGGCGCTTCCGGTAATCACAATTAGACAATTATTGATCGAGCAGTTTCATTCTAAGAATGCTATAATAATTGGTTTCTCCTTTTATTACGGTTCCTTATTATTGTCGACGCCGTTTATTATGAATATTGCCGTTTGGTTTCTGGATCATTACGATTGGAAATACATGTTGTATGTTTCGGGCGGACTTCAGGTTTTGAATGTCTTTTTGATCTTGGTAACTTTTCGCGGACATAGAATCACAAAGAAAATTCCGTTGTATCAAATCGACTGGATTAGTTATATTTTGGTTTTAACGGCAATTCTTTGCGGCGCTTACTTTTTTGTTTATGCCGAAAAAAAATACTGGTTCGAGTCTTCTCACATGGTTATAATGTTGATGATTGCTTTAATAACCGGAGGTTTATTTATCTTTAAAGAGCGTTTGGTAAAAAGACCCACTTTTGATTTTGAAGTCTTTAAATATGCTAATCTGCGAATAGGATTCTTGTTGTTTTTCCTTTTTTATATCAGTCGGGCAACGTTGAGTCTTTGTCATTCGGCGATGTTTTCGATCTGGAATTGGGATCCGTCGCGAGTTGCGGGCGTACAATATATCAACGGATTAGGAAACGTAATTGGATTGATTTTAGCTGCTTTTTTTCTGATGAAATCCGTTTCGACGAAAGTCATTTTTATAATTGGTTTTTCGCTTATTGCGTTGTTTCATTTCTGGTTTACCTTTCTTTTTGTGCCGGATGTTGCATTGTCAGATATTATAATTCCGTATGTTTTGCAAGGAATTGGAGTTGGATTTTTATTCGTGCCTTTAATATTATTTACCACATCATCTGTTCCGGCAAAAATGGCAGTTTCTTCAGGAATTGTTGGAGTTTCGGGACGTTTTTGGGGAAGCACAATTGGGTTTTGTGTAATGCAGAATGCAATGGTTTTTTTGAATAAAAAACACTTTCTAAAACTTAGCCAATTCGTAACCGGAGATAATCCCGAAGCGCAGCAAACAATCGCTTCAACAGCGCAGAGTTTTATGGCAAAAGGATATTCGGCAGATAATGCGAATACTTTGGCGCTCAAAAAACTTTTTGGAACCATCACCAAACAATCGACTTTATTGGCCGATATGGAAATTTATACCATTGTAGGTTATGGTCTTGTAGTTCTGATTATTCTTATTGCGTGTAATCAGCATTTGAGACAAACAATGACTTTGGTTAAAAGTAAGATTTGGATTGGGTAG
- a CDS encoding HAD family phosphatase: protein MKQQCVIFDMDGVISHTNPHHVKAFEAFFDKYQIPYTNEEFEEHMYGKHNSYIMSHFFKRPIAGEELIKLEDEKEAMFREIYKDKVDTIPHYLEFLSELKSRGFKTAVATSAPRANLDLIINALNIADKMDSMMSSEDVTFHKPNPEVYLKSAERVGVSPSDCVVFEDSFSGVTAGLNAGMKVVGVLSTHTKEYLPPCSFYINDYSEINVDKVIELLRS from the coding sequence ATGAAGCAGCAATGTGTTATTTTTGATATGGATGGAGTGATTTCTCACACGAATCCGCATCATGTGAAGGCTTTCGAGGCGTTTTTCGATAAATATCAAATTCCTTATACCAACGAAGAATTTGAAGAACATATGTACGGAAAACACAATAGTTACATCATGTCTCACTTCTTTAAGCGTCCAATTGCGGGAGAAGAACTGATAAAGCTCGAAGACGAAAAAGAAGCAATGTTTCGGGAGATTTACAAAGACAAAGTCGATACGATTCCGCATTATTTGGAGTTTTTAAGCGAGTTGAAATCCCGAGGTTTTAAAACTGCTGTTGCAACATCGGCGCCACGTGCAAATCTTGATTTGATTATAAATGCATTAAATATCGCTGACAAAATGGATTCTATGATGTCAAGCGAAGACGTAACTTTTCATAAACCAAATCCCGAAGTATATCTAAAATCTGCAGAACGTGTTGGAGTTTCTCCGTCGGATTGTGTGGTTTTCGAAGATTCTTTTTCGGGCGTTACAGCGGGACTAAATGCGGGAATGAAAGTTGTTGGCGTATTAAGTACGCATACAAAAGAATATTTACCTCCGTGTAGTTTTTATATCAACGATTATAGCGAAATTAATGTCGATAAAGTAATTGAGTTATTAAGAAGTTAA
- a CDS encoding YcxB family protein, giving the protein MIKTKKFQLTKKEYFSYIIRVLLKRRWWLYAFMLFLSVAILCKDNKDSSDVFVIIFGFLYPLITLFQYWRFANSKENINFFREMQHEIFPDKIISHIETISESTMNVQNFIKVFELKDLYLLYISKGQCFYFPKRIFETPEDENWFRNEVFLKIKNR; this is encoded by the coding sequence ATGATTAAAACCAAAAAATTTCAACTTACCAAAAAAGAATATTTCTCCTATATTATTAGAGTTTTATTAAAAAGAAGATGGTGGTTATATGCTTTTATGTTGTTTCTTTCTGTTGCAATTCTTTGCAAAGACAACAAAGATTCTTCTGATGTGTTTGTAATTATCTTTGGTTTTCTATATCCACTAATTACATTATTTCAATATTGGAGATTTGCAAATTCAAAAGAAAACATCAATTTTTTCAGAGAAATGCAACATGAAATTTTCCCAGACAAAATCATTTCGCATATAGAGACTATTTCTGAAAGCACAATGAATGTACAGAATTTTATAAAAGTATTCGAATTGAAAGATCTCTACCTTTTATACATTTCAAAAGGTCAATGTTTTTACTTTCCAAAACGAATTTTTGAAACTCCGGAAGATGAAAATTGGTTTAGAAACGAAGTCTTTTTGAAAATAAAGAATAGGTAA
- a CDS encoding helix-turn-helix domain-containing protein, whose protein sequence is MNISEETFIANLGIHIRQLREKKGMSQQDLGDDCGITQNQVGRIERSEINTTVKTLIKIANALDIEPKELFDFPLK, encoded by the coding sequence ATGAATATTTCAGAAGAAACTTTTATTGCAAACCTTGGGATTCACATTCGACAATTGCGTGAAAAGAAAGGTATGTCCCAACAAGACCTAGGTGACGATTGCGGTATTACCCAAAATCAAGTTGGCAGAATAGAAAGATCCGAAATAAATACTACTGTAAAAACTCTTATAAAAATTGCCAATGCTTTAGATATTGAACCTAAAGAATTATTTGATTTTCCTTTAAAATAA
- a CDS encoding class I SAM-dependent methyltransferase has product MEPKLQEISEQQKAAWNKFSPGWKKWDFEILDFMRPFADEIIDLINPKGSEVILDVAAGTGEPGLSIASMLSGGKVIITDLAYDMLTIARENAIKKGIPNVEFHACDVSELPFPDSTFDAISCRMGFMFFPDMLLAAQEMFRVLKPGGKIAIAVWSVPEKNFWVTAIGGTINRNMELPPPAPEAPGMFRCSRPGFMMDIFSQAGFKHISEKEVIGKLNCGTADVYWNMMTEIAAPFVAALSNADDAMKEKIKHEVFTLINERYPEGNVIIDGDALIIYGEK; this is encoded by the coding sequence ATGGAACCAAAACTTCAAGAAATTAGTGAACAGCAAAAAGCAGCTTGGAATAAATTTTCTCCAGGTTGGAAAAAATGGGATTTTGAGATTCTAGACTTTATGCGACCTTTTGCCGATGAAATTATTGATCTTATAAACCCGAAAGGTTCAGAGGTAATTCTGGATGTTGCTGCAGGAACCGGCGAGCCCGGATTGAGTATTGCGTCTATGCTTTCGGGCGGAAAAGTAATTATTACAGACCTTGCATATGATATGCTTACGATTGCGCGCGAAAATGCGATTAAAAAAGGAATTCCAAATGTTGAATTTCATGCCTGCGATGTAAGTGAACTTCCTTTTCCTGACAGCACATTCGACGCGATTAGCTGCCGAATGGGTTTTATGTTTTTCCCTGATATGCTCTTGGCTGCTCAGGAAATGTTTCGGGTTTTAAAACCTGGCGGAAAAATTGCCATTGCAGTTTGGAGTGTGCCAGAGAAAAATTTCTGGGTAACTGCCATTGGCGGAACCATTAACAGAAACATGGAATTACCTCCGCCTGCGCCCGAAGCTCCCGGAATGTTTCGTTGTTCGAGACCTGGTTTTATGATGGATATTTTTAGTCAGGCGGGTTTTAAACACATTTCTGAAAAAGAAGTAATTGGCAAATTAAACTGCGGAACAGCCGACGTTTACTGGAACATGATGACCGAAATTGCCGCTCCGTTTGTTGCCGCTCTCAGCAATGCCGATGATGCCATGAAAGAAAAAATAAAACACGAAGTTTTTACTTTGATCAACGAAAGATACCCTGAAGGAAATGTAATAATAGATGGAGATGCACTTATAATTTATGGTGAGAAATAA
- a CDS encoding dipeptidase, which produces MENIKSYVQQHKDRFISELIELLKIPSVSADTAYSQDVIDTAEAVKESLTKAGCDFVEICDTPGYPIIYGEKIIDPNLPTVLVYGHYDVQPPDPIELWTSPPFEPVIKKTEIHPEGAIFARGACDDKGQMYMHVKALELMVQTNTLPCNVKFMIEGEEEVGSASLAWFVERNQEKLKNDVILISDTGMISNQQPSITTGLRGLSYVEVEVTGPNRDLHSGLYGGAVANPINVLAKMIASLHDEDNHITIPGFYDNVQELSLEERAEMAKAPFSLEKYKKALDLNDVYGEKGYVTNERNSIRPTLDVNGIWGGYQGEGAKTVIASKAFAKISMRLVPNQDWHEITELFTKHFTSIAPSGVTVKVTPHHGGQGYVTPIDSVGYQAANKAYTETFGVPAIPVRSGGSIPIVALFEKELKSKTILMGFGLDSDAIHSPNEHFGIFNFLKGIETIPLFYKYFVELSK; this is translated from the coding sequence ATGGAAAATATTAAGTCATACGTTCAACAACATAAAGATCGGTTTATCAGTGAATTGATCGAATTATTGAAAATTCCGTCGGTAAGTGCCGACACTGCATATTCGCAAGATGTGATCGATACTGCAGAGGCTGTTAAGGAAAGTTTAACAAAAGCAGGCTGCGATTTTGTCGAAATTTGCGATACTCCGGGGTATCCAATCATTTATGGAGAGAAAATAATCGACCCAAATTTACCTACAGTTCTAGTTTACGGACATTATGATGTTCAACCACCAGATCCTATCGAATTATGGACATCACCACCATTCGAACCAGTAATCAAAAAAACAGAAATTCATCCAGAAGGAGCAATTTTTGCTCGTGGAGCATGCGATGACAAAGGTCAAATGTACATGCACGTAAAAGCGCTTGAGCTTATGGTGCAAACCAATACTTTGCCTTGTAACGTAAAATTCATGATCGAAGGCGAAGAAGAAGTAGGTTCAGCAAGTTTGGCTTGGTTCGTAGAACGTAATCAAGAGAAACTGAAAAATGACGTAATCTTAATTTCAGATACCGGAATGATCTCTAATCAACAACCGTCGATCACGACAGGTTTGCGTGGTTTGAGTTATGTAGAGGTAGAAGTTACTGGTCCAAATCGTGATTTACATTCAGGATTATACGGTGGAGCAGTGGCGAACCCAATTAATGTTTTGGCAAAAATGATCGCTTCTTTGCATGACGAAGACAATCATATTACGATTCCTGGTTTCTACGATAACGTACAAGAATTATCTCTTGAAGAAAGAGCCGAAATGGCAAAAGCGCCTTTCAGCTTAGAAAAATATAAAAAAGCCTTAGACTTAAATGATGTGTATGGCGAAAAAGGATATGTAACTAACGAACGTAATTCGATTCGTCCAACATTAGACGTAAACGGAATCTGGGGCGGATATCAAGGCGAAGGAGCAAAAACCGTTATTGCGAGCAAAGCATTTGCTAAAATCTCAATGCGTTTGGTTCCAAATCAGGATTGGCATGAAATCACGGAGCTTTTCACCAAACATTTCACAAGCATTGCACCATCTGGAGTTACCGTAAAAGTAACGCCACATCACGGTGGACAAGGTTATGTTACGCCAATTGACAGCGTTGGATATCAGGCAGCGAACAAAGCTTATACAGAGACTTTTGGAGTTCCGGCAATTCCGGTTCGTTCAGGCGGAAGTATTCCGATTGTAGCTTTATTCGAAAAAGAATTAAAAAGCAAAACAATCCTTATGGGCTTCGGTTTAGACAGCGATGCAATTCACTCGCCAAACGAACATTTCGGAATCTTTAATTTCTTAAAAGGAATCGAAACTATTCCGTTGTTTTACAAATATTTTGTAGAGCTTTCTAAGTAA
- a CDS encoding DUF6624 domain-containing protein: protein MKKPIVIFFILVNCFSMQSQTYKEFVQKGDSCYDVKDYKNSVSYYEKAFKIEHKDATDLYNAACSAALIKDDKKAFDWLDLAIDNGYESITHIKIDNDLKPLHDKKEWQKTIDKLQKKLDILEVNYDKPLQKELLAIYAEDQGIRGDFMKVYKEKGSGSKAVDSIGKIMMHKDSINLIKVIKILDEKGWVGKDVVGSQANQTLFLVIQHSDLKYQQKYLPMMREAVKKGNANPGNLAYLEDRVALRERHKQIYGSQISMIPGQKAFVLPLEDPDNVDKRRAEVGLGPIADYVKKMGINWDVEAYKKELPELERISQQKKTK, encoded by the coding sequence ATGAAAAAACCAATCGTGATCTTTTTTATTTTAGTGAATTGCTTTTCGATGCAGTCTCAAACCTATAAAGAATTTGTTCAAAAAGGCGATTCTTGTTATGATGTCAAAGATTATAAAAACTCTGTTTCGTATTATGAAAAGGCATTTAAAATTGAGCATAAAGATGCTACCGATTTGTACAACGCAGCTTGTTCGGCGGCATTAATTAAAGATGATAAAAAAGCATTTGATTGGTTGGATTTGGCAATTGATAATGGATACGAAAGCATTACACATATTAAGATTGATAATGATTTAAAACCTTTGCATGATAAGAAAGAATGGCAAAAAACTATTGATAAGCTTCAAAAAAAATTAGATATTCTTGAAGTAAATTACGATAAGCCATTGCAAAAAGAACTTTTGGCTATTTATGCTGAAGATCAGGGAATTCGTGGAGATTTCATGAAAGTTTATAAAGAGAAAGGTTCCGGAAGTAAAGCTGTTGACAGCATCGGAAAAATCATGATGCACAAAGACAGTATAAATTTAATTAAAGTTATTAAAATTCTGGATGAAAAAGGCTGGGTTGGAAAAGATGTAGTAGGATCACAGGCAAATCAGACTTTATTTTTGGTAATACAGCACTCTGATTTAAAATATCAGCAAAAATATTTGCCAATGATGAGAGAAGCAGTAAAAAAAGGCAATGCAAATCCTGGTAATTTAGCATATCTAGAAGATAGAGTGGCTTTAAGAGAAAGACACAAGCAAATTTACGGAAGTCAAATTTCGATGATTCCTGGTCAAAAAGCTTTTGTTTTACCGCTTGAAGATCCTGATAATGTTGATAAAAGACGTGCAGAAGTTGGTTTGGGTCCAATAGCGGATTATGTGAAAAAAATGGGCATAAATTGGGATGTCGAAGCGTATAAAAAAGAACTCCCGGAATTGGAAAGAATAAGTCAACAGAAAAAAACGAAATAG